From the genome of Malus domestica chromosome 04, GDT2T_hap1, one region includes:
- the LOC103407645 gene encoding probable serine/threonine-protein kinase PBL19 yields MKCFFYFKEKCKSKREGSQSAPELRNRSNPVLDRTTKSSSSVPSPKSIPELYREKEQNLRVFSLQELREATNSFNRLLKLGEGGFGSVYKGTIRPADGERGSPILVAIKKLNPQSLQGHKEWLAEVQFLGVVEHPNLVKLLGYCSVDGERRIQRLLVYEFVPNRSLEDHLFNRALPTLPWITRLQIMLGAAQGLAYLHMGLEVQVIFRDFKSSNVLLDEEFRPKLSDFGLAREGPTDDRSHVSTSVVGTYGYAAPEYIETGHLSTSSDLWSFGVVLYEILTGRRVLDKNRPTAEQKLLYWVRQFPADSKRFSMIIDPLLRDQYSLTAARNVAKLADSCLNKNAKERPTMSQVVEVLEQALQDSQGSTSSSKTSSEASTSKSAKRRPK; encoded by the exons ATGAagtgtttcttttatttcaaggAAAAATGCAAGAGCAAAAGAGAAGGATCACAATCCGCTCCAGAATTGAGAAACAGAAGCAATCCGGTTTTGGATCGCACAACGAAATCTTCGAGTTCAGTGCCATCTCCGAAGAGCATACCAGAATTGTACAGAGAAAAGGAGCAGAATTTGAGAGTTTTCTCCCTCCAAGAGCTGCGGGAAGCAACAAATAGTTTCAACAGGTTGCTTAAGCTCGGGGAAGGAGGTTTTGGGAGTGTTTATAAAGGAACAATCAGGCCTGCCGATGGAGAAAGGGGTAGTCCGATTTTGGTTGCCATCAAGAAGTTAAACCCTCAGAGTTTACag GGTCATAAAGAATGGCTTGCGGAAGTTCAATTTCTTGGCGTCGTAGAGCACCCAAATCTGGTAAAACTTTTAGGTTACTGTTCTGTAGATGGAGAAAGAAGGATACAACGGTTGTTGGTGTATGAATTTGTGCCTAATAGAAGCTTAGAAGACCATCTTTTCAACAGGGCTTTGCCCACATTGCCTTGGATAACAAGATTACAGATTATGCTTGGTGCTGCTCAAGGATTGGCTTATCTGCACATGGGACTCGAAGTCCAG GTAATATTTCGAGATTTCAAATCCTCAAATGTGCTATTGGATGAAGAATTTAGGCCAAAGCTCTCAGACTTCGGGCTTGCTAGAGAAGGACCAACGGATGACCGTAGTCATGTATCAACCTCG GTGGTGGGGACTTACGGATACGCAGCCCCAGAATATATTGAAACGGGCCATCTCTCAACTAGTAGTGACTTGTGGAGTTTTGGTGTGGTGCTGTACGAGATCCTAACAGGCAGGCGTGTCTTAGACAAGAACCGCCCTACAGCAGAACAGAAGCTTCTTTACTGGGTTAGACAGTTCCCTGCTGACAGTAAAAGGTTCAGCATGATAATAGATCCCCTACTGAGAGACCAGTACTCTCTTACTGCAGCTCGGAATGTTGCCAAGTTGGCCGATAGCTGTCTGAACAAGAACGCAAAGGAACGGCCAACAATGAGTCAGGTGGTAGAGGTGTTGGAGCAAGCTCTACAAGATTCACAAGGGAGCACCAGTTCTTCAAAGACAAGTTCTGAGGCATCTACGTCCAAATCGGCGAAGCGGAGACCCAAGTAG
- the LOC114824476 gene encoding fructose-bisphosphate aldolase 3, cytoplasmic-like, protein MILFEKTLYQKTALGKPFVDVLKEGGVLPGIKVDKGTVELTGTNAGARFAKWRVVLKIGPNEPSQLSIQENANGLARYAIIYQENGLVPIVEPEILVDGSHSIDKCADMTERVLAACYKALNDHHEGAFTKVARVKPHHSAKLQEEEAPEVDCLKPHHSAKLQEEEAPEVDYLKPHHSVKLQEEEAPEVDCLEPQHSVEL, encoded by the exons ATGATCCTCTTTGAGAAAACCCTCTACCAGAAGACTGCTTTAGGCAAGCCATTCGTTGACGTCTTGAAGGAAGGTGGTGTTCTCCCTGGTATTAAGGTCGACAAGGGTACTGTTGAGCTCACCGGAACCAATG CTGGTGCACGGTTCGCAAAATGGCGCGTTGTGCTCAAGATTGGCCCTAATGAGCCATCTCAGTTGTCCATTCAAGAGAACGCTAATGGGTTGGCTCGTTATGCTATCATCTACCAGGAGAATGGTCTAGTCCCCATCGTTGAGCCAGAGATCCTAGTTGATGGATCCCATTCCATCGATAAGTGTGCTGATATGACAGAGCGCGTTCTTGCTGCGTGCTACAAGGCTCTTAACGACCACCAT GAGGGAGCCTTCACGAAGGTTGCTCGTGtgaagcctcaccactcggcaaaGCTCCAAGAAGAAGAGGCGCCAGAGGTTGACTGTTTaaagcctcaccactcggcgaagctccaggaagaagaagcaCCAGAGGTTGACTATTtgaagcctcaccactcggtgaagctccaggaagaagaagcaccggaggttgactgtttggagCCTCAACACTCGGTAGAActctag